One window of Saccharopolyspora phatthalungensis genomic DNA carries:
- a CDS encoding SGNH/GDSL hydrolase family protein, with protein MRHSRPIVCAAVALATASTVLATPAVAAPAGENYVALGDSYASGVGTREYFGDSGDCLRSPKAYPQLWADSHHVADFAFAACSGAVTDDVNTQQLGRLNAGTTLVTVSIGGNDIGFADVVTKCLLGTDAGCDSAVGGGEEKARKELPGKLDATYANIRRAAPNAKVVVIGYPRLNELGACSVPGYSERKRKRLNAGADLLAGVISERANAAGFTYADTRDAFAGHGVCSSNEWINGPSNPLVESFHPDIDGHAQAYLPTLNGIINRP; from the coding sequence ATGCGTCACTCCCGGCCCATCGTCTGTGCCGCCGTGGCTCTGGCAACGGCAAGCACGGTCCTGGCCACTCCGGCGGTCGCCGCGCCCGCCGGCGAAAATTACGTCGCGCTGGGCGACTCCTACGCATCCGGGGTCGGCACTCGCGAATACTTCGGCGACAGCGGCGACTGCTTGCGCAGCCCGAAGGCATACCCCCAGCTGTGGGCCGATTCGCATCACGTCGCCGACTTCGCGTTCGCGGCCTGCTCCGGCGCGGTCACCGACGACGTCAACACCCAACAGCTCGGCCGGCTCAACGCCGGTACGACGCTGGTCACCGTCTCCATCGGGGGCAACGACATCGGTTTCGCCGACGTCGTCACAAAGTGCCTGCTCGGCACCGACGCCGGCTGCGACTCGGCGGTCGGTGGCGGCGAGGAGAAAGCCCGCAAGGAGTTGCCGGGCAAGCTCGACGCCACCTACGCCAACATCCGCCGGGCTGCGCCGAACGCCAAGGTCGTGGTGATCGGCTACCCGCGGCTGAACGAGCTCGGTGCGTGCAGCGTTCCCGGCTACAGCGAACGCAAGCGCAAGCGGCTCAACGCCGGCGCCGACCTGCTGGCCGGGGTCATCTCGGAGCGCGCGAACGCGGCCGGATTCACCTACGCAGACACCCGCGACGCGTTCGCCGGGCACGGGGTGTGCAGCTCCAACGAGTGGATCAACGGCCCGAGCAATCCGCTGGTGGAGTCGTTTCACCCGGACATCGACGGTCACGCCCAGGCGTACTTGCCGACGCTGAACGGCATTATCAATCGACCTTAG
- a CDS encoding Mut7-C RNAse domain-containing protein, whose translation MADVIDRFAPPLAPWTRCTACNGILTPVSKQDLLDEIESGTRRHYNEYARCGDCGQVYWRGAHARRINAIIRAARLAHPGISP comes from the coding sequence TTGGCGGACGTGATCGACCGGTTCGCGCCGCCGCTAGCCCCCTGGACTCGCTGCACCGCGTGCAACGGCATCCTTACTCCAGTGTCCAAACAGGACTTGCTGGACGAGATCGAGTCGGGAACCCGCCGCCACTACAACGAATACGCGCGCTGCGGGGACTGCGGGCAGGTGTACTGGCGGGGCGCGCATGCCCGGCGAATCAACGCGATCATCCGGGCCGCGCGCCTCGCGCACCCGGGGATCAGCCCGTGA
- a CDS encoding methyltransferase domain-containing protein, producing MTTHLDNDWHARAQALADELEARGDLTDPAWKAAVAATPRHELVPEFFQQDQTGGWQPGDMTSPRGMELAYSPVTLVTALADRGHYREAVSSSTKPDLIVRMLEILDVHDDHKVLAIGTGTGYTTALLAHRLGGTRVFSVDIDARLVAAAQARLAAIGLHPTLAAVDGEGGLPDHAPYDRIMATCSVPRVPWSWAEQLRPGGVVLVDVKTAMNAGNLVLLRRCGDRLEGHFTARWGSFMPMRHYNDPSPLRRVPVQQTGSARTTSAAPTPWSDNRVVWLLAQFHGLPSGLQIGHKLDPHTRQAIASTITAQDGSAVEVSLTPVDEETWEVAESGQTALWPAVEAAHQLWLDLGRPDWQRLGLTATRRSQWVWIDDPDGEHRWQIHAKQVH from the coding sequence GTGACAACTCACCTGGACAACGATTGGCATGCGCGGGCGCAAGCGCTCGCCGACGAACTCGAAGCGCGCGGCGACCTCACTGACCCGGCATGGAAAGCCGCGGTCGCCGCGACCCCGCGGCACGAGCTCGTGCCCGAGTTCTTCCAGCAGGACCAGACCGGAGGCTGGCAGCCTGGCGACATGACCTCGCCCCGCGGTATGGAGCTGGCCTATTCCCCGGTCACCCTGGTTACCGCGCTCGCCGACCGGGGCCACTACCGCGAAGCCGTGTCGAGCAGCACCAAACCGGATCTGATCGTGCGCATGCTCGAAATCCTCGACGTGCACGATGACCACAAGGTTCTGGCCATCGGCACCGGCACCGGCTACACCACCGCGCTCCTTGCACACCGGCTCGGCGGCACGCGCGTGTTCTCCGTCGACATCGACGCCCGGTTGGTGGCGGCGGCCCAGGCGCGCCTCGCCGCCATTGGACTGCATCCGACCCTCGCAGCCGTCGACGGCGAGGGGGGATTGCCGGACCACGCGCCCTACGACCGGATCATGGCGACCTGTTCGGTGCCGCGGGTGCCGTGGTCATGGGCCGAACAACTGCGGCCAGGCGGCGTCGTGCTCGTTGACGTCAAAACCGCGATGAACGCGGGAAACCTCGTGCTACTGCGTCGATGTGGCGACCGACTCGAAGGCCACTTCACCGCACGGTGGGGCTCGTTCATGCCGATGCGCCATTACAACGACCCGTCGCCCCTGCGCCGTGTTCCGGTCCAACAGACTGGATCCGCGCGCACCACGTCCGCCGCGCCGACCCCGTGGTCGGACAATCGGGTCGTGTGGCTGCTCGCCCAGTTCCACGGACTTCCGTCCGGTCTGCAGATCGGGCACAAGCTCGATCCCCACACTCGACAGGCGATCGCCAGCACCATCACAGCCCAGGACGGCTCGGCCGTCGAGGTCTCCCTGACCCCCGTCGACGAGGAAACCTGGGAAGTCGCCGAGAGCGGTCAGACCGCGTTGTGGCCGGCGGTCGAAGCCGCTCACCAACTCTGGCTGGATCTCGGACGACCGGACTGGCAGCGCCTCGGCCTGACAGCCACGCGCCGCAGCCAATGGGTCTGGATCGACGACCCAGACGGTGAGCACCGCTGGCAGATCCACGCAAAGCAGGTCCATTGA
- a CDS encoding GNAT family N-acetyltransferase produces MGSAGVKMAGMAELRLAHTADLDGTTIKAARALLWDVFDDMTEHDWEHCLGGIHALVWEHGELVGHAAVVQRRLLHAGRALRTGYVEGVAVRADRRRRGIGAAMMTELERVVRGAYELGALGASDDGAAFYQARGWQRWQGPTFALTPTGTRRTPEEDGAIYVLPVATPLDPTGDLTCDWREGDVW; encoded by the coding sequence ATGGGTTCGGCTGGTGTCAAGATGGCCGGTATGGCCGAATTGCGCCTCGCACACACCGCTGACCTGGACGGCACGACGATCAAGGCGGCCAGAGCCCTGCTCTGGGACGTGTTCGACGACATGACCGAACACGACTGGGAACACTGCCTGGGCGGCATCCACGCCCTGGTGTGGGAACACGGTGAGCTGGTCGGGCACGCGGCAGTGGTCCAGCGGCGGTTACTGCACGCCGGACGAGCGTTGCGCACCGGCTACGTCGAGGGCGTCGCGGTTCGCGCGGATCGCCGTCGCCGGGGCATCGGCGCAGCCATGATGACCGAGCTGGAGCGCGTGGTGCGCGGTGCCTACGAGCTGGGTGCGCTGGGAGCCAGCGACGACGGAGCGGCGTTCTACCAAGCGCGCGGCTGGCAGCGCTGGCAAGGCCCGACTTTCGCTCTCACCCCGACCGGCACCCGGCGGACCCCGGAGGAGGACGGCGCCATCTACGTCCTACCGGTCGCGACACCGCTGGACCCGACCGGCGACCTCACCTGCGACTGGCGCGAAGGCGATGTCTGGTAA
- the tgmA gene encoding putative ATP-grasp-modified RiPP: MTSMLTRFADEPLASDSAQFPLARPARAPESTAEPSQVGVRPWGLRGMTELSGTSRVVGVWQYDHERQVAVDGDGRPLAEVMAEPTAGSVTGNDGDEGPSEDYVYDFAPDAPQPV; this comes from the coding sequence ATGACGAGCATGTTGACGCGGTTCGCGGACGAACCGCTGGCGTCCGACAGTGCACAGTTCCCGCTCGCCCGCCCGGCGAGGGCCCCGGAGAGCACAGCGGAGCCGTCCCAGGTGGGCGTGCGCCCTTGGGGCCTGCGGGGCATGACCGAGCTCTCCGGTACCAGCCGGGTAGTAGGGGTTTGGCAGTACGACCACGAACGGCAGGTGGCGGTCGACGGTGACGGGCGTCCGCTGGCCGAGGTGATGGCGGAACCGACGGCGGGCTCAGTGACCGGCAACGACGGCGACGAGGGCCCGTCCGAGGACTATGTGTACGACTTCGCCCCGGATGCCCCGCAGCCGGTATGA
- the tgmB gene encoding ATP-grasp ribosomal peptide maturase → MTVLILARDLDPSADAMVTALRDRGTRVVRVNTAWFPAQLSVSAGLRGGRWSGYLRTPAHCVELEDVHAVWYRSPEAYQMPAELSEAERHHAFMEAKYGLGGALSSLDALWVNHPFRLAEAAYKPLQLIRAAAAGLHVPGTVITNEPERVREFAAEGKTITKLLGSNSLSEQGTRKLSWTRLLDAAELADLRGIEVTTHMVQRWVPKAFEVRVVAVGEHLTAAAIHAGSAASYVDWRSDYDALSYELIDPPPDIVTGVRSLMAAFGLVYGALDFIVTPSGHWHFLEINAGGQYLWLEAATGAPLTDVLADFLAKGTQ, encoded by the coding sequence ATGACAGTTCTGATCCTCGCTCGTGATCTCGATCCGTCGGCCGATGCGATGGTCACCGCGCTCCGTGATCGCGGGACGCGGGTGGTTCGAGTGAACACCGCGTGGTTCCCTGCGCAGCTCAGCGTTTCCGCTGGGCTGCGCGGGGGACGTTGGTCCGGGTACTTGCGCACACCCGCGCACTGCGTCGAGCTGGAAGACGTGCACGCGGTGTGGTACCGCAGCCCCGAGGCTTACCAGATGCCCGCCGAGCTGTCCGAAGCCGAACGCCACCACGCGTTCATGGAAGCCAAGTACGGCCTTGGGGGCGCCTTGTCCAGTTTGGATGCTCTGTGGGTCAACCATCCGTTCCGGCTGGCGGAGGCAGCCTACAAGCCGCTGCAGCTCATTCGCGCTGCCGCTGCCGGGCTACACGTTCCGGGCACTGTAATCACCAACGAGCCCGAGCGGGTGCGCGAGTTTGCTGCCGAGGGCAAGACCATCACCAAGCTGCTGGGGTCGAACTCCCTGTCCGAGCAGGGAACCCGGAAACTGTCGTGGACGCGCCTGCTCGACGCCGCAGAACTCGCCGACCTCCGCGGTATCGAGGTCACCACGCACATGGTTCAACGGTGGGTTCCCAAGGCGTTCGAGGTGCGGGTGGTGGCAGTAGGCGAACACCTGACGGCGGCGGCGATACACGCAGGCAGCGCGGCATCGTACGTGGATTGGCGCTCCGACTACGACGCCCTGTCCTACGAGCTGATCGACCCGCCACCGGACATCGTCACCGGAGTTCGGTCGTTGATGGCGGCGTTCGGTCTCGTGTACGGGGCACTGGATTTCATTGTCACCCCATCGGGGCACTGGCACTTCCTTGAAATCAACGCCGGGGGCCAATATTTGTGGCTCGAAGCCGCGACCGGTGCGCCGTTGACCGATGTCCTTGCCGACTTCTTGGCGAAGGGAACGCAGTGA
- a CDS encoding DUF397 domain-containing protein → MSTTPEWRKSSRSGQGNNCVEVATNQPGTALVRDSKLGEASPILSTTPQSFAAFIDAVKSDRF, encoded by the coding sequence GTGAGCACAACCCCAGAGTGGCGGAAGTCCAGCCGTAGCGGGCAGGGCAACAACTGCGTCGAGGTTGCCACTAACCAGCCTGGCACGGCGCTCGTTCGGGACTCGAAGCTCGGTGAGGCATCGCCGATCCTGAGCACCACGCCTCAGTCCTTCGCGGCGTTCATCGACGCGGTGAAGTCCGACCGGTTCTGA
- a CDS encoding helix-turn-helix domain-containing protein, with protein MHIICETVVMAGTARQVHLGRKLRELRDSAGMSLDDVAATLERSRSTVGHWERGHSKVSAQDLSALLALYRAPDDLADQLQQLRRESGKRGWWQSYKLPTYMTPFIGFETDASEVFHFELGIVPGLLQTESYARAVHEAGRLVLTDAELQEWVDARLKRQERLEKGGGLTLHAVVAEEALSRIVGSPAVMSEQLRHLAQVSKKRSVNLQVLPFDAGAHVGAHGPITVLRFPDPGHGDVAFSDTPLGGHVIDDLRDVAELARLFSDLQAQALPAKESRSLLSSIQEAHATRSKE; from the coding sequence GTGCACATCATCTGCGAGACTGTGGTCATGGCAGGTACAGCACGACAGGTCCACCTCGGCCGGAAGCTGCGAGAGCTTCGTGACTCGGCTGGGATGAGCTTGGACGACGTAGCCGCGACGCTTGAGCGTTCGCGGTCGACGGTGGGGCATTGGGAGCGCGGCCACTCGAAAGTCAGCGCGCAAGACCTCAGCGCGCTATTGGCTCTCTACAGAGCGCCGGACGACTTGGCTGATCAACTGCAACAGCTCCGCCGCGAGAGCGGAAAGCGTGGGTGGTGGCAGAGCTACAAGTTGCCCACGTACATGACCCCGTTCATCGGGTTCGAAACGGACGCATCCGAGGTCTTTCATTTCGAACTCGGCATCGTGCCCGGCCTGCTGCAAACCGAGAGCTACGCGCGAGCCGTCCATGAAGCTGGTCGCCTGGTGCTCACGGATGCAGAGCTTCAGGAATGGGTAGACGCGCGGCTCAAGCGGCAGGAACGCTTGGAGAAAGGAGGAGGTCTCACACTTCATGCCGTGGTTGCTGAGGAGGCCCTAAGTCGCATTGTCGGGTCTCCGGCGGTGATGTCCGAACAACTTCGGCACCTCGCGCAAGTCAGCAAGAAACGCAGCGTGAATCTACAGGTGTTGCCGTTCGACGCGGGCGCTCACGTCGGTGCGCATGGTCCGATCACGGTCTTGAGGTTCCCCGACCCCGGCCACGGCGACGTGGCATTCAGCGACACCCCGCTTGGCGGGCATGTAATCGATGACCTTCGAGACGTGGCAGAGCTGGCGAGGTTGTTCAGTGACCTCCAAGCTCAAGCCCTCCCAGCGAAGGAGTCTCGGAGCCTGCTCAGTAGCATCCAGGAAGCGCACGCCACCCGTTCGAAGGAGTAG